From Alteromonas sp. RKMC-009, one genomic window encodes:
- a CDS encoding NAD(P)/FAD-dependent oxidoreductase gives MKKIVVVGGGAGGLELVTRLSKKLGRKGLAEVILVDRSKTHVWKPLLHEVAAGVIDKNSDGVDYRMHAVRNKYQFQLGNMQRLDKENKCIVLDPLYDEDGHQILPERTIEYDYLVLSMGSVCNDFGTPGVADHCYFLDSLSQAERFHKALLNQLLRVNQSCTDQEVIHVAIVGGGATGTELAAQLHHVANLARAYGMPEMSAERLKVSILEAGPRILPALPERIAGSAKKALTDLGIDVLEGAMVSEATENGFKTKDGKEIDADLLVWSAGVKAPDFLVEMDIFETNRANQILVNEHLQSTVDNDIFVIGDCCGFKQKDGSWVPARAQSAHQMASVAAANIINIFKGAPLKSYEYRDYGSLVHLSKYSTVGSLMGALVNSSMFIEGRLARLVYISLYNMHQYSVHGWFKGTMTLLGRKVSNFVGPKLKLH, from the coding sequence ATGAAAAAGATCGTCGTTGTAGGCGGTGGTGCAGGAGGCCTGGAGCTGGTTACCCGGTTGAGTAAAAAACTGGGCCGGAAAGGGTTAGCTGAGGTGATTCTGGTCGATCGCAGTAAAACTCACGTGTGGAAACCATTACTTCACGAAGTGGCTGCGGGCGTTATCGATAAAAACTCAGACGGTGTTGATTACCGTATGCATGCGGTGCGCAACAAGTATCAATTCCAGCTTGGTAACATGCAACGTCTCGACAAAGAGAACAAATGCATTGTGTTAGACCCCCTCTATGACGAAGACGGGCATCAAATTCTGCCGGAACGTACCATCGAATATGATTACCTCGTACTTTCCATGGGCAGTGTATGTAACGATTTTGGCACGCCGGGTGTGGCAGACCACTGTTATTTCCTCGACTCCCTGTCGCAGGCCGAGCGCTTTCATAAGGCACTGCTCAATCAACTGCTCAGAGTGAATCAATCCTGTACTGATCAGGAAGTTATTCACGTGGCCATTGTCGGTGGCGGTGCCACAGGCACAGAACTGGCAGCACAACTTCATCACGTAGCCAATCTTGCCCGTGCTTACGGCATGCCGGAGATGTCTGCTGAACGTTTAAAAGTGTCTATTTTAGAAGCCGGCCCCCGTATTTTACCTGCGTTGCCCGAGCGTATCGCCGGCTCAGCGAAAAAAGCGCTGACAGACTTAGGGATCGACGTGCTGGAAGGTGCCATGGTGTCTGAAGCCACAGAAAATGGCTTTAAAACCAAAGACGGTAAAGAAATCGATGCCGATTTGCTGGTGTGGTCAGCAGGGGTAAAAGCACCGGACTTCCTGGTTGAGATGGATATCTTCGAAACTAACCGTGCTAACCAGATTCTGGTCAATGAACATCTGCAAAGCACCGTCGATAACGATATTTTTGTGATAGGCGACTGCTGTGGCTTTAAACAGAAAGATGGTTCCTGGGTGCCGGCACGTGCCCAGTCAGCCCATCAGATGGCCAGTGTGGCGGCGGCTAATATTATTAATATCTTTAAAGGTGCGCCCCTTAAAAGCTACGAATACCGTGACTATGGTTCACTGGTACACCTCAGTAAATACAGTACTGTGGGCAGTTTGATGGGCGCACTGGTTAACTCCAGCATGTTCATTGAAGGACGTCTGGCAAGGCTTGTGTATATCTCGTTGTACAACATGCATCAGTATTCAGTGCACGGGTGGTTCAAAGGCACAATGACCTTACTGGGCCGCAAAGTGAGTAACTTTGTAGGGCCGAAGTTGAAGCTGCATTGA
- a CDS encoding TonB-dependent receptor: MAAGSDTSIERITTTATRTETSAFRQPFSVSAVDEDALTLLSATHIEEALNQIAGAQLQRGNGQEYLPALRSPVFSGAGACGGLLTAEDGIPLRAAGFCNINELFEAHSEMAQRIEVLKGPGSVLYGSNAVHGVINVITPDTTRGGGMAGVDYGSYGYSRYKLRSGYDAGNTGAGINASVTRDTGYRVDEGVDQEKVNLRHRYDGNAFSVNSGLTYTNLEQDTAGYISGTDSYKDKALAQGNENPEAYRNARSLRLWSKVSLSLANGDDIIVTPFVRDQDMDFLMHFLPGQPVEQNSQRGAGIQSLWRHGISDNITLRTGIDGEFTEGDLLQYQDGATTGSAFLIETIPSGKHYDYSVDATVVAPFAMMNWEYGRWAWSAGARYEHMRYDYTNNMNSGRVREDGSACGMGGCRYTRPESREDTFSNFSPKLGAAYSIDDNTLVYANISRGYRAPQATELYRLQRAQTVAELKPEEADNIELGLKGKGGSLRYNIAVYHMDKDNFIYRDSDYYYVNNGKSRHVGAEVELEWQMNPEWALIVAGTVAKHTYRHSELSGDIDIRGNDMDTAPRHVANTQLRYTPTETITAELAWQHMGSYYTDPENAHKYDGHDVVDLRSSWDINPALTVYGRINNLFDEAYAERADYTSFSGDRYFPGRPRNYMVSLVYRWE, from the coding sequence ATGGCGGCGGGGAGTGATACTTCCATTGAACGCATTACCACCACGGCAACCCGCACAGAGACCTCAGCCTTCAGACAGCCTTTTTCCGTCAGTGCGGTGGATGAGGACGCTCTGACACTTCTTTCAGCCACCCACATTGAAGAGGCCCTGAACCAGATTGCCGGCGCGCAATTACAACGGGGTAACGGACAGGAATATCTGCCGGCATTACGTTCACCGGTATTTTCAGGCGCGGGCGCCTGTGGCGGACTACTTACCGCTGAAGATGGTATTCCGTTAAGAGCAGCAGGCTTTTGTAACATTAACGAGCTGTTTGAAGCTCACAGCGAAATGGCGCAGCGCATCGAAGTACTCAAAGGGCCGGGCTCTGTATTGTACGGCTCTAACGCCGTACATGGCGTGATTAACGTGATCACGCCTGATACTACCCGTGGCGGTGGTATGGCGGGTGTTGATTATGGCTCTTACGGATACAGCCGTTATAAATTACGTTCCGGCTATGATGCCGGAAACACCGGGGCAGGCATCAACGCCAGCGTGACCCGTGATACGGGATACCGGGTTGATGAAGGCGTCGATCAGGAAAAAGTAAACTTACGACATCGCTATGACGGTAACGCTTTTTCGGTCAATTCCGGTCTCACCTATACTAATCTGGAGCAGGACACCGCCGGCTATATCAGCGGTACAGACAGCTATAAAGACAAGGCGCTGGCACAGGGGAATGAAAACCCCGAAGCTTACCGCAATGCGCGATCGTTAAGACTGTGGTCGAAAGTGTCTTTGTCACTGGCCAATGGTGACGACATCATTGTGACCCCGTTTGTGAGAGACCAGGACATGGACTTTCTCATGCACTTCCTGCCGGGGCAGCCGGTTGAACAAAATAGCCAGCGCGGCGCCGGAATACAGTCCCTCTGGCGGCACGGTATTTCTGACAATATAACCCTGCGCACCGGTATTGACGGTGAATTCACCGAAGGTGACTTACTGCAGTATCAGGACGGCGCTACAACCGGCTCCGCGTTTCTGATAGAAACCATCCCGTCGGGTAAGCACTATGATTACAGCGTTGATGCTACAGTAGTTGCACCTTTCGCTATGATGAACTGGGAATATGGCCGGTGGGCATGGTCGGCCGGTGCCCGTTACGAGCACATGCGCTACGATTATACCAACAACATGAACAGCGGCAGGGTGCGTGAAGACGGCTCAGCATGCGGGATGGGCGGCTGTCGTTATACCCGCCCTGAAAGCCGTGAAGACACGTTCAGCAATTTCTCACCGAAACTCGGTGCAGCCTATTCGATAGATGATAATACGCTGGTTTATGCCAACATTTCACGAGGTTACCGCGCCCCCCAGGCGACTGAGTTGTATCGCCTTCAGCGTGCTCAAACCGTTGCAGAGTTAAAGCCTGAAGAGGCTGACAATATTGAGCTAGGTCTGAAAGGAAAGGGCGGGTCGCTGCGCTACAATATTGCTGTATATCACATGGATAAAGACAACTTTATCTATCGCGACAGTGATTACTATTACGTAAACAATGGTAAAAGCCGTCACGTGGGCGCAGAGGTTGAACTGGAATGGCAAATGAACCCCGAGTGGGCGTTGATTGTCGCCGGAACCGTCGCCAAACACACTTACCGCCATTCAGAGCTTTCCGGTGATATTGATATTCGCGGCAATGATATGGATACCGCTCCCCGCCACGTTGCGAATACCCAATTGCGGTACACACCCACAGAAACCATTACGGCGGAATTAGCATGGCAACACATGGGCAGCTACTACACTGACCCCGAAAATGCACATAAATATGACGGCCATGATGTGGTGGATTTACGGTCAAGCTGGGACATTAATCCGGCACTGACGGTTTACGGCCGCATTAATAACCTGTTTGATGAAGCATATGCAGAGCGGGCAGACTATACGTCGTTCAGCGGCGACCGATATTTTCCCGGTCGTCCGAGAAACTATATGGTTAGTCTCGTTTATCGTTGGGAATAA